One stretch of Candidatus Zixiibacteriota bacterium DNA includes these proteins:
- a CDS encoding CcoQ/FixQ family Cbb3-type cytochrome c oxidase assembly chaperone, with the protein MISEVLSSIHNVEVYPIVTMLLFIAAFVGVVIWTFRLRKHEVARLSRLPLDDSLTSDTQGEQTHG; encoded by the coding sequence ATGATCAGCGAAGTACTCAGCTCGATTCACAACGTGGAGGTCTATCCGATCGTCACGATGCTGCTCTTTATCGCGGCCTTCGTTGGCGTCGTCATCTGGACTTTCCGCCTGCGCAAGCACGAGGTGGCCCGCCTCAGTCGGCTGCCCCTCGATGATTCCTTGACTTCAGACACTCAGGGAGAGCAAACCCATGGCTAA
- a CDS encoding c-type cytochrome, whose product MNPGYQPSRVFKPFHSPWYKPGGDETPYTIALSGPKAAFVEERPEDEPEHAALTDPADLQAGATIFRMNCVACHGAAGEGGIGPNLTDDYWLHGAGINNVLKTIKFGVPAKGMIAWRGFLKQDEILRVASYVLTLHGTNPPNAKAPQGDKVVP is encoded by the coding sequence ATGAATCCCGGCTACCAGCCCTCGCGCGTCTTCAAACCGTTCCATTCGCCCTGGTACAAACCCGGCGGCGATGAGACGCCCTACACGATCGCGCTGAGCGGCCCGAAAGCAGCCTTTGTCGAAGAGCGCCCCGAGGATGAACCCGAGCATGCCGCCCTCACCGATCCGGCCGACCTCCAGGCCGGCGCGACGATCTTCAGGATGAACTGCGTCGCCTGCCACGGCGCGGCCGGAGAAGGCGGAATCGGGCCGAACCTTACCGACGACTACTGGCTGCACGGCGCCGGCATCAACAATGTCTTGAAAACGATCAAATTCGGTGTACCGGCCAAGGGCATGATTGCCTGGCGCGGCTTCCTGAAGCAGGATGAAATCCTCCGCGTCGCCAGCTACGTGCTGACTCTGCACGGCACCAATCCGCCCAACGCCAAGGCGCCGCAGGGCGATAAGGTCGTCCCATAG
- the ccoG gene encoding cytochrome c oxidase accessory protein CcoG has product MSTARQDQDSFRDHIATVDEKGRRVVIYPAKPRGPFHRARVIVAAVLLAFLFAAPLIKINGQPLLLFNVFERKFVIFGLAFWPQDFHLFVLATLTFVVFIVLFTVIFGRLWCGWACPQTVFMEMVFRKIEYWIEGNSGKQRSLDRAPWSGTKAFKKISKHTLFLAVSFLVGNLAVAYLVGVDKLLQLVADGPGPHLAAFLAVVAFSLITYGVFARFREQVCFIVCPYGRLQSVLLDPRSIVVSYDFKRGEPRAPMAAKSKVERSAGDCITCNQCVEVCPTGIDIRNGTQLECVNCTACIDACNHVMERVGFKKGLIRYASYRGIVDGEKLRLTPRIIGYSAVLLALLCVFVVLLTGRTAVETSILRTPGVMYQELDGGLIRNLYSIKVINKTFEPMPVKLKLHQTDGAITMVAGDINLVAQGLAEQAFFVDRPRTSLHSSHDEIRIEVWAGDKLMETVKTKFLGPRTTEHHEEEHRDDEH; this is encoded by the coding sequence ATGTCAACCGCGCGCCAGGATCAGGACTCGTTTCGCGACCATATCGCCACCGTCGACGAGAAGGGCCGGCGTGTCGTCATCTATCCCGCCAAACCGCGCGGTCCGTTTCATCGCGCTCGCGTGATCGTTGCGGCGGTGTTGCTGGCTTTCCTCTTCGCCGCGCCGCTGATCAAGATCAACGGCCAGCCGCTCCTGCTCTTCAACGTTTTCGAACGCAAGTTCGTCATCTTCGGCCTCGCTTTCTGGCCGCAGGATTTCCACCTCTTCGTGCTGGCGACCCTCACCTTCGTCGTCTTCATCGTGCTCTTCACGGTAATCTTCGGCCGCCTCTGGTGTGGCTGGGCCTGCCCGCAGACGGTGTTCATGGAGATGGTCTTCCGCAAGATCGAGTACTGGATCGAAGGCAATTCCGGCAAACAGCGCTCACTCGACCGCGCCCCCTGGAGCGGTACCAAGGCTTTCAAGAAGATCTCCAAGCACACGCTCTTCCTTGCCGTCTCTTTCCTCGTCGGCAACCTGGCCGTCGCCTATCTGGTTGGCGTCGACAAACTGCTTCAACTTGTCGCCGACGGCCCGGGCCCCCATCTGGCCGCATTTCTGGCCGTGGTGGCGTTTAGCCTGATCACCTACGGCGTCTTTGCGCGCTTCCGCGAGCAAGTCTGCTTCATCGTCTGCCCGTACGGCCGCCTCCAATCGGTACTGCTCGATCCGCGCTCGATCGTGGTTTCCTACGACTTCAAACGCGGCGAACCGCGCGCGCCGATGGCGGCCAAATCCAAGGTCGAACGCTCCGCCGGCGACTGCATCACCTGCAACCAGTGCGTTGAAGTCTGTCCGACCGGCATCGACATCCGCAACGGCACTCAATTGGAGTGTGTCAACTGTACCGCCTGCATCGACGCCTGCAACCACGTCATGGAACGCGTCGGCTTCAAGAAAGGCCTGATTCGCTACGCGTCCTATCGCGGCATCGTCGACGGCGAAAAACTGCGGCTCACCCCGCGCATCATCGGCTACTCCGCAGTCCTGCTCGCGCTGCTTTGCGTCTTCGTGGTCCTGCTCACCGGCCGCACCGCGGTCGAGACTTCGATCCTGCGCACCCCCGGCGTCATGTATCAGGAACTCGATGGCGGCTTGATCCGCAACCTTTACTCGATCAAGGTCATCAACAAGACCTTCGAGCCCATGCCGGTCAAGCTCAAGCTGCACCAGACCGACGGCGCGATCACGATGGTGGCCGGCGACATCAACCTGGTCGCTCAGGGATTGGCGGAACAGGCGTTCTTTGTCGACCGCCCGCGCACGTCTCTGCATTCGTCTCACGATGAAATCCGGATCGAGGTCTGGGCCGGCGATAAACTGATGGAGACCGTCAAAACCAAATTCCTCGGCCCGCGCACGACCGAA